The stretch of DNA AGTCTCTCGGCGTCCCGATCCTGGTCTACCAGTGGGAATACAACGAAGGCATCCGGGGAGATCGGATCATACCTGTCCGGAACTGGAAAAACTTCGGCTCGCTCGGGGGGGAAATTTATGGGGCGGTGTAAGCAGATTCTCCCCCTATTGCAAGAAGCGATTAGTAAAACTGGCGGGGTTGCCAAAAACATTGGCTCGGTTCTATTCGGCGAGCTATTTGCTCCAGAGATGCGTGTGTTCCTCATCGCCTTTGAGTTAGAAGGCAGACTCATTATAGAGGAATATATGGGTTCAAAAACGAGTGTCTTCTTTTTTGACGCTTTCGGTGCCAGGAGAGCGGTTATCGTCGTCCTGGACCCGGAGGCGTTCCTGGCAGAGGCCAAGGTATGGGGAAGGAGGGAAACATGCGAATAGCTGGCATATCGAAGGGAAGCATCGTTGACGGGCCTGGCATCAGGGCGGTCGTGTACTTCCAAGGGTGCAAGCACAAATGTCCTGGCTGCCACAACCCCGAGACTCATCCTATGGACGGCGGGGTGGAGATGATGGTTGACGAGATCGTTTCCTATCTCGACTTTTCCCACCTGCGGGGGGTGACTCTCTCCGGCGGTGATCCGTTCTTCCAGGCTGCCGAGGCGGCAACGCTGGCCAGGAAGATAAACAGTATGGGCTTCGACGTTGTAACCTATACGGGCTTCACCTGGGAGCAGCTCGTCAGAATCGCCGAAAGCGATCAGGGGTTTAAAGCTCTGATCGAAGCCAGCTGGCTTATTGTCGATGGCCCGTACATCGAGGCGCAGCGCCACTTGAACCTGGCGCACCGCGGTTCCAAAAACCAGCGGATAATCGACGTCAAGCGCTCCCTGGAAGCTAACGCTGCGGTTCTGTGGGAACCGCCAAGCTACGGCCCGCCACTGCCTACAAAGGCGATTACGGCCCTGGAGGAGGCTATGGGCAAAACCCTTGAAATGAGTACGGTTTAAAACCGAAAGACGGCCGCGCGGCAGGCCCCTAAAACAACACCAGGAGGTGGAAGGGATAGTGGGTCGGGCCGCGAGGCCCACTGTCCTGCAAAACGATAAGCTACCCTTTTTTTCTCGTAATGTTCCCATCCTCTTTTTTTTCCTCTAAAACTAGCCTGCCAAGCGAGATTAACACTCTCTGGAGTCCCCGTGGCATTTCATCAAAACTTACTTCCTTGTCTACGACTATTTTTTTGGGGTCTTGAATTGGCCTCGGCTCATCTATAATACCGAGGATGTAGTCTGCGCTTACGTTTAGCAATTTACAATACTCTACAAAGACATCAAAATCTATTGCTCTCTTTGCAGTTTCGTAGAGAGACATAACCGCCCGCTGTTTACCCAACAGCGAACCAACCTCATCCAGACTGAGGTTCTGCGCCACCCTCATACCGCGTAATCTGCGGCCCATCAATTTTCTCCTCTCCAGGCTCCTTTCTTTACGCTCTCCCATGTTGCACCTCCATCTGCGAAAACATTATGTAACTATCAGTTGTCAAAAAAGGAAAATACCTAAATTAAAATATTGACACTCCGGAAGCCTTAAGTATATTATATACGTAAAGACGTAATTACAAACACTTACATAACAAAAAATTTTAAGCATCAAAAATGTTCTATTGTGAGGACGCTCGAATGACCTTTTTGGAGGTTCTCGCACAACTCAAGCAAGCGAGAAGATCGGCCTGTCATTACAGGAAGCAAATTCTTGGCCGAACCGATCTGTTTCGCGAGAATAGGCGGATGTACTTTGAGGCCAGGCATTTGTCCTCCTTAGTCAACAATGCTCGTTATGCGGAGTCCCAGCTTAGTGTTGCAGGCGGGGAGCCCCTGCTCCCTGGATGGCTCGATGGGTTGACCTCCTTCGAAAAGATTGTATTCAATCGAGTGTACGATAAAGGGATGGGTTTTTTCAGCATCGCAAAGGATTTTGGTGTAACCGCGTGCGATGTAAAGAAAAGCTGGCACTCGGCACTCAGAAAGGTGCTTGCTGCCATCACTCCGCCTTCTAAGGCTAAATTAAACATAACTCTCAACCCTCGGTGCAAGCCAGCGGTTCCGGGAAAGGGCGACTGGTATGTCGTCCAGGTGCTAACGGGCAGGGAAGAAGAAGTTGCTCACTACATACGCCAGGAGTTGCCCGATTTCCTCACCGGGGCGATAGCCGCGACCGCCAGAGTGGTAACGATGTCCAAAGACGGTTTCAAGGAGAGCTACGAAACCGCCATCAAAGGTTACATATTCGTCCAGGCTTACTCCATGACCCCCGAAATATACCACTGGCTCAAGGGCCGCCCGGGGGTAATTGGCGTATTGAGCATGAAACCATTGTCCAGGAAGGAGGTTAAAAACCTCCTTCGCCTTTGTAACATAAAGCCCCAGGCACGAGTCAAATGTTCAGACCGAATCCGCGCGTTCCTTGAGGAGAAGCGTGCGCCCGTCGTCGAGGTCATCACAAGGGGGCAGCGCTTCTTCCAGTTCCCTTTGGACCTACTACGCGTGAAGGGAGGCCCAAAAGAAAATCGGGCTGGACCTGCGCCGCCTCTCATAGAAGGAGTTGTTGCGTTTGCTATTACATAGCCTTTTCGGGGGCCAAAGGTAACGTGGAACGCGGGCGCGATACAAGAAAAGATTAAGTTGTAAAACCCAAGATGCGCAAGGCGCTGGAAATCTCAACAGGGGCGCTACGCGCTGGGAGACAAACAAATAGGAAACCTGGGGGGTGGGCGTAGCCCAACCTTTTTTTACGTGTTGATAATCATTTTAAACCCTTTTTAGCGTATCCGGCAAATTAAAAGTTACGCGCGTAACCCAAATTAAAGAAAGAGAGGTGGCAGTAGGTGGAGATCAACGGGCAAGTGACCAAAATAATCTACTCCGGCGACAACTTCATGGTCGCCAACTTCAAGACTCGCGGCGAAACAATCAGGATAACCGGCCCAATGTTCGGCATAAGCGAAAAAGAGGAGATAACCGTCCGCGGTCAGTGGGTCGTTCACCCCATCTACGGCCGCCAGTTCAAGGTGGAGACCTGGGAGAAGGTCATCCCCACCCAGCGCACGGAGGTAATCCGATACCTGGGGAACCTCGTGGGCAAAGTGACCGCCCAAAACATCGTCGACTGCCTCGGGGAAAACTGCATCTCCACCATACTGGAGCAGGGGCCTGGCTGCCTGCTCCCCATTTCTGGGATAGCCGAAAAGCGGGCGCAGAGAATCTGCCGTAAGATAAACGACAACTTCGAGTCCTACCGAGTGGTGGCCAGGCTTTTGACCTACGGCCTCACCGCGCATACGGCGATGAAGGCTTACCGTCACTTCGGCCCCAACGCCGCCAACCTGATAGGGTTCAACCCTTACCTGCTGACCGAGCTTTCGATGGTCGGGTTCGAGGCGGCGGACAAAATCGCCATAAAAATCGGTATCGAGAAAGACTCTCCTTTTAGGATCAAGGCCGCGATATGCTACGTCTTGAGCGAGGCGATGGCAGGCGGCCACTGTTTTTTGTTTGAGGGGGAGCTGGCAAAGAAGGTAGTCGCCCTGCTGAAGTGCGACGTAGACGATGACGTGGTAAAGAAGCTCATCCCCGAGACCGAGGGAATAACCGTCGAGGCCGGCGCTGTGTATTTCAAAACCGTCTACCACGCCGAGCGCAACCTGGCGGATTGCATCAGACGCCTGGCCATTAAGAGGAAAGCTCCTGACGTTTCTCGACTAATCAAGGAGTACGAGAGCAGAACGGGTATGACGCTGGCCGCCGAGCAGAGGCAGGCCGTGCGGGAGATCGTGGGCAACGACCTTCTGCTCCTGGTGGGCGGGCCGGGCACCGGCAAGACCGAGACCCTGCGGGCGATATATCACGTCTTTTCCCGACTTCACCCTGGCGGCAGGATAGGGGCTGCCGCCCTGTCGGGGAGAGCGGCCGGGCGTATCCGGGAGGCGACCGGGATAAACGCGGTCACGCTTCACTCCCTGCTGGGTATGAAACCGGACGGGCCGCCCGAGTACAGCTCCATAAACCCGTTGCCCCACGACCTGCTGATCGTGGACGAGGCATCCATGATCGACCTGAACCTGGCGTACAACTTCTTCACCGCCGTCAAGAAGGGGGCCAAGGTGCTCCTAGTAGGAGATAATAACCAGCTTCCCAGCGTGGGGCCGGGCAGAATCCTGGCCGACCTGATCAGCGCCGGGCTGCCCAGGGTGGAGTTGAAGTACAACTTCCGCCAGGCTGAAGGTTCATCCATAGTGTCCAACGCTCACCTGGTGGTAAACGGCAGAATGCCGGAGTTCAACAACCGCGACTGCGTTTTCCTCCACCGCGACTCGTACCAGGAGGCGGCCGCGACCGCCGTCGAGGTCGTGAGAAAGCTGATCGAGCGCGGGTATGACCGGGATGACATTCAGGTTATATCGCCGGGCAAGAAGCACGAGTCCGGCACCAGGAACCTCAACCTCCTCCTCCAGGATGCCTTAAACAGGGACGGTCGAGTCATCGAGGGCACGAAGTTCAGGATAGGCGACCGGGTGATCCAGACGAAGAACAACTACGCCAAGGGGGTCGCCAACGGCGACGTGGGGGTCATCGTCGGGGAGGAGGACGGGGAGGTAACGGTCAAATACTTCGACCGCGAGGTAATTTACGACCAGGACGAGCTGGACGAGGTGGCCCTGGGATACGCCATAACCGCGCACAAGAGCCAGGGTTCCGAATACAAGGCGGTGGTCATGGTTTTGACCGCCCAGCACTACGTCCTGCTGGCCAGAAACCTCCTCTATACCGCGATGACCAGGCCGAAGGAGAAGCTCGTGGTCATCGGGACCAAAAAGGCCCTGGGTATTGCCGTTAGGAACAACCGGCCGGTCATGCGCAACACCAGGTTGCAGGAACGGCTGCTCGGCATATCGTTTCTGTCCAGGCCCAGGACGAAAGAGATGCAAGACCTCAGCGCCCTGCTGCTGTAAGACTAACAGCGGGCGAACAAAAACCTGACCGGGAACACCCGGTTTTTTCTTTGGAAAAAGGGGGCGTTATGAGCAACGTCTTGATGCTTCAGAAACCCGTGCGTCTGAACGGGCGGAGAGAGATAGCCGAAGTAAAGTCAATCGCGTGCGAAAGGTGCGGCCGCCCGGCGTTTGGCGACCCTCACCACATCAAGTCCAGGGGAGCCGGAGGCGGTAACAACCGGGAAAACCAAATCCAACTTTGCGGCGACTGCCACCGCGACGCCCAGGAGTACAAGATTCCTCAGCACGAGCTGGTCGTCCTGGTCGCCCAGAGGGAACAAAAGACCATAGGCCAGGTTTACGGGGCCATCGGCCTTTCAATTCCGCCCGAACACGAAATGGAAAAAGACGTGATTCCCGGCCCTAAAGACCCATTCGACCTGATGAGCCTGGATGAGCTGCTGCAGGTCGTCATAGACCACAAGCAGAAAACCGACGAGTGTCAGTTCCTCCAGGGCAAAGCCTTGAAACACGCCATGTCGAGAGGGGTTAAGGCGGGCTACCTGGCATCCCAGACC from Peptococcaceae bacterium encodes:
- a CDS encoding HNH endonuclease translates to MSNVLMLQKPVRLNGRREIAEVKSIACERCGRPAFGDPHHIKSRGAGGGNNRENQIQLCGDCHRDAQEYKIPQHELVVLVAQREQKTIGQVYGAIGLSIPPEHEMEKDVIPGPKDPFDLMSLDELLQVVIDHKQKTDECQFLQGKALKHAMSRGVKAGYLASQTNISTSQIRVLVKVYEAFPDEGSRVAELSWSHHKIAAYTSDPARWIETAADQGMSTRQLRKAVIDEEGSEEHKKEALKEKEREIERAKSVLKEVRLVIARGGVAARWLNSELRKIIDASAA
- a CDS encoding helix-turn-helix domain-containing protein translates to MGERKERSLERRKLMGRRLRGMRVAQNLSLDEVGSLLGKQRAVMSLYETAKRAIDFDVFVEYCKLLNVSADYILGIIDEPRPIQDPKKIVVDKEVSFDEMPRGLQRVLISLGRLVLEEKKEDGNITRKKG
- a CDS encoding ATP-dependent RecD-like DNA helicase, whose amino-acid sequence is MEINGQVTKIIYSGDNFMVANFKTRGETIRITGPMFGISEKEEITVRGQWVVHPIYGRQFKVETWEKVIPTQRTEVIRYLGNLVGKVTAQNIVDCLGENCISTILEQGPGCLLPISGIAEKRAQRICRKINDNFESYRVVARLLTYGLTAHTAMKAYRHFGPNAANLIGFNPYLLTELSMVGFEAADKIAIKIGIEKDSPFRIKAAICYVLSEAMAGGHCFLFEGELAKKVVALLKCDVDDDVVKKLIPETEGITVEAGAVYFKTVYHAERNLADCIRRLAIKRKAPDVSRLIKEYESRTGMTLAAEQRQAVREIVGNDLLLLVGGPGTGKTETLRAIYHVFSRLHPGGRIGAAALSGRAAGRIREATGINAVTLHSLLGMKPDGPPEYSSINPLPHDLLIVDEASMIDLNLAYNFFTAVKKGAKVLLVGDNNQLPSVGPGRILADLISAGLPRVELKYNFRQAEGSSIVSNAHLVVNGRMPEFNNRDCVFLHRDSYQEAAATAVEVVRKLIERGYDRDDIQVISPGKKHESGTRNLNLLLQDALNRDGRVIEGTKFRIGDRVIQTKNNYAKGVANGDVGVIVGEEDGEVTVKYFDREVIYDQDELDEVALGYAITAHKSQGSEYKAVVMVLTAQHYVLLARNLLYTAMTRPKEKLVVIGTKKALGIAVRNNRPVMRNTRLQERLLGISFLSRPRTKEMQDLSALLL